From the genome of Lysinibacter sp. HNR:
ATCGTGATACACATCAGGATCCATCTCTGCCAGAATGAAACTGTCCGTAATAACGAATCGGCGTTCATAAACATGTGCACTGATTGTTTCTGTAAAAAGATTGAGACGGAGGGAAAAAATGACCGCACACTCTGCAGTTGGCGCCGACACGGCGGTTCCGGAGAGGGTATCCTGGCTGCCGATGGTGGTGGTTGTTCTCACACAGATTCAGGCTTCTTTTGCGGTTAACGCCCTCACCGTTTCGATGCACGGGATCACCACCGACCTCAATATGCCGGCAACCGCGGTGGGTACCGCAATTACCGCGGGCACCTTTGCCATGGCCGCGTTCATTCTCCTGGGCGCTAAGATTGGTAACAGGTTTGGCACGCGTCGGGTGTTCCAAATCGCGGTTGTTATCCACGGGATGGGTATGGCTGGAGTGATGCTGAGTGCGAGCCCGGCCATGCTGTTTATCTCGCAGGCCGTCTCGGGCGCGGTGATTGCCCTGATGGCTCCCGCTCTTACCGTTTTTATTGCGGCCAATTTTCACGGTATGCAGCGCGCACAGGCCATCGGCCTGCTTGCCGCGGCAATCCCGGCTGCGGGTGTCCTCGCCCTGGTTATCGCGGGTACGCTCGCAACAACAATCGGATGGCGTTACAGCTTTGCCCTCATCGTTTTGCTGGCCGTTGTTAACCTTCTTCTGAGTTTTAAGCTCAAACCGATCGCTCCGAATAGCGGACTTCGCATCGATTGGACCGGGGCAACCCTGGCCGCCGTCGCCGTTATCCTGCTCAGCTTTGGGCTGAGCGGCCTGAACGCGTGGGGTGTGGTTTTGGCAACCCCCGACGCACCGTTCTCAATTCTCGGGGTGTCTCCCGCGCCCCTGCTGATTGTTCTGGGTCTCGTTGTGGGGCAGCTATTTTTTGCGTGGTTGCGCCGGGGGCAAGACTCTGATGCCCCCCGCATTTTTGACCTGCGGGTGTTGGCAACGGGTTCGGAACGGGCTGTCACAGCGTGTATGGCAATCATGCTTTTTGTGGGAACCGCGGCAAACTTTTTGATCCCCCTGTATATCCAGGTAGTTCAGGGGCGTTCGAGTTTAGAAACCTCGTTTGCAGTCATTCCCTACACCCTGTCGATTTTTCTTGCCAGCACGTTTATTGCGGTGCTGTATAAGAAGCTTCCTCCCCGGCAGCTGGCGCGCCTCGGCTTTCTGGTTGTGACCGTGGGCCTGGTTCTTCTCGCCTTTACCATTCGCAACGATTGGGGGCAGATTTTTGTGATTCTTGGCCTGGTGACCCTTGGGTTAGGGCAGGGATCAATCGTGGCCCTCGTGTTTAACACCCTGCTTTCTGCCGCTCCCAAAGAGTTGGCCGGAGATGTGGGGGCCTGGCGCGGGCTGGTGCACAACATCTCTGGTTCGACCGGTATCGCCGTGGCGAGTGTTTTTGCGGTTGGCGTGCTCGGTACGCTTATCGCCACAAGCGCGGCGGATCATCCGGAGCTTCCGCCCGAACTTGTCGCCGAGACCAACCTTGACCAAACCGACTTTATTACCAATAGTCAATTGGAGGGTCTGCTGGATTTGAGTGACGCAACCCCGCGACAGGTGGAGGCTGCTGTTGAGATTAACACCGAGGCTCGTCTCCAAGCGCTCAAGGTGTCACTTCTGGGGTTGGCGGGGATCTC
Proteins encoded in this window:
- a CDS encoding MFS transporter — translated: MTAHSAVGADTAVPERVSWLPMVVVVLTQIQASFAVNALTVSMHGITTDLNMPATAVGTAITAGTFAMAAFILLGAKIGNRFGTRRVFQIAVVIHGMGMAGVMLSASPAMLFISQAVSGAVIALMAPALTVFIAANFHGMQRAQAIGLLAAAIPAAGVLALVIAGTLATTIGWRYSFALIVLLAVVNLLLSFKLKPIAPNSGLRIDWTGATLAAVAVILLSFGLSGLNAWGVVLATPDAPFSILGVSPAPLLIVLGLVVGQLFFAWLRRGQDSDAPRIFDLRVLATGSERAVTACMAIMLFVGTAANFLIPLYIQVVQGRSSLETSFAVIPYTLSIFLASTFIAVLYKKLPPRQLARLGFLVVTVGLVLLAFTIRNDWGQIFVILGLVTLGLGQGSIVALVFNTLLSAAPKELAGDVGAWRGLVHNISGSTGIAVASVFAVGVLGTLIATSAADHPELPPELVAETNLDQTDFITNSQLEGLLDLSDATPRQVEAAVEINTEARLQALKVSLLGLAGISALALVPAGRMPGRRDDEDELLESATSAGTGA